In Treponema rectale, a single genomic region encodes these proteins:
- a CDS encoding glycoside hydrolase family 43 protein produces MKYNNPITLNQADPWVYRHSDGFYYYTATYHAFDRLIIRKASSLEELESAQEYTLGIADTGWMKNLYPHVWAPEIHFIEGAWYLFFTAGVEKNNVWSVRSHVAKCSDSDPLTGEWKLLGKIKATVPGGSEDIMTCFNLDGTAFEVDGQWYYTWAQYVYKDGPFDEVKGGSCFTLHGKSYVNGANNNGWSCIFIGKTNPADFTKVTDAAIIAVPEYGWEYGTETFEFRGGHYEHNSGNVNVNEGPAILKRNGKVFIAYSASACDEAYCLGLLTAEKDSDLTKMTSWKKSPVPVFTTSIANSVYGPGHCSFTTDKDGKDLIVYHARNYYGLYTGGAIYSTTKDGLFDPHRSARVKEIEWKADGTPDFGEAE; encoded by the coding sequence ATGAAATATAATAATCCAATTACTTTAAATCAGGCAGATCCGTGGGTTTATCGTCATAGTGACGGTTTCTACTATTATACAGCTACATATCATGCTTTTGACCGGCTGATTATCCGCAAAGCCTCTTCTCTTGAGGAACTTGAATCAGCTCAGGAATATACTCTGGGAATTGCAGATACTGGCTGGATGAAAAATCTTTATCCTCATGTGTGGGCTCCTGAAATTCATTTTATAGAAGGGGCCTGGTATTTGTTTTTTACGGCAGGCGTAGAAAAGAATAATGTATGGTCAGTCCGTTCTCATGTAGCTAAGTGTTCGGATTCAGATCCTTTAACAGGTGAATGGAAGCTGCTTGGAAAAATTAAGGCAACGGTTCCAGGGGGAAGTGAAGATATAATGACCTGCTTTAACCTTGACGGAACTGCTTTTGAAGTTGACGGTCAGTGGTACTATACCTGGGCGCAGTATGTTTATAAAGACGGGCCTTTTGATGAAGTAAAAGGCGGAAGCTGCTTTACTCTTCACGGGAAGTCTTATGTAAACGGTGCAAACAATAACGGCTGGTCCTGCATTTTTATCGGAAAAACAAATCCTGCTGATTTTACAAAAGTAACGGATGCTGCAATAATTGCTGTTCCAGAGTACGGATGGGAGTATGGAACAGAAACTTTTGAATTCCGCGGCGGTCATTATGAACATAATTCCGGAAACGTAAATGTTAATGAAGGGCCTGCAATTCTTAAACGAAACGGTAAAGTCTTTATTGCATACAGTGCCAGTGCCTGTGATGAAGCTTATTGTCTTGGACTTCTTACGGCAGAAAAAGATTCTGACCTTACAAAAATGACTTCATGGAAAAAATCTCCGGTTCCTGTGTTTACTACTTCCATTGCAAACAGTGTTTACGGTCCGGGGCACTGTTCTTTTACAACCGATAAAGACGGAAAAGATCTTATTGTTTACCATGCAAGAAATTATTACGGGCTTTATACAGGTGGTGCAATTTACAGTACTACAAAAGACGGACTTTTTGATCCTCACAGAAGTGCCAGGGTAAAAGAGATTGAATGGAAAGCAGACGGAACTCCAGATTTTGGTGAGGCAGAATAA